One Parafrankia discariae genomic window carries:
- a CDS encoding ABC transporter permease — translation MTRKAATRKAAGPLRRAVRLRSTKIALAILGVVVVLGFAGGALAPSDPLAQDTSNLLAGPSGAHWLGTDYLGRDVLSRLMDATGRSVVGAAEAVAVAFLLGVPTGLGSVVFGRVFEWVAQRLVDAVMTLPYIIFAIAVTGIIGNGRDQAMLAIGVLLAPLFFRVTRAAALGFTRAQYVEVAELLGASRGWIIRTHIWSKVLPTVAVTTAQLSAAALLAVSSLSFLGIGVKPPAPTWGGMLSSDLGFLAQQPWAPALPALAIMLTAGSLNAIADAIRDTTGIAVDPIGRRAPRPEAVPAGTGATAVPGAPGAAIPEQEERVHA, via the coding sequence ATGACGCGCAAGGCAGCGACGCGCAAGGCGGCGGGCCCGTTGCGGCGGGCCGTGCGGCTGCGGTCCACGAAGATCGCGCTGGCGATCCTCGGGGTGGTCGTCGTACTCGGGTTCGCCGGCGGGGCGCTGGCCCCGTCCGACCCGCTCGCCCAGGACACCTCCAACCTGCTGGCCGGCCCGAGCGGGGCGCACTGGCTCGGCACCGACTACCTCGGCCGGGACGTGCTCAGCCGGCTGATGGACGCCACCGGCCGGTCGGTCGTCGGCGCCGCGGAGGCGGTCGCGGTGGCGTTCCTGCTCGGCGTGCCGACGGGACTGGGCTCGGTCGTCTTCGGCCGGGTCTTCGAATGGGTGGCGCAGCGCCTGGTGGACGCGGTGATGACCCTGCCCTACATCATCTTCGCGATCGCCGTGACCGGGATCATCGGCAACGGCCGCGACCAGGCGATGCTCGCCATCGGGGTGCTGCTGGCACCGCTGTTCTTCCGGGTCACCCGGGCGGCGGCGCTCGGCTTCACCCGGGCCCAGTACGTCGAGGTCGCCGAGCTGCTCGGCGCGTCCCGCGGCTGGATCATCCGGACCCACATCTGGTCGAAGGTCCTCCCGACGGTCGCCGTCACCACCGCGCAGCTGTCCGCGGCCGCGCTGCTGGCCGTGTCCTCGCTGTCGTTCCTCGGGATCGGGGTGAAGCCGCCGGCCCCGACCTGGGGCGGGATGCTCTCCAGCGACCTGGGGTTCCTGGCCCAGCAGCCGTGGGCGCCGGCGCTCCCGGCGCTGGCCATCATGCTGACCGCCGGTTCGCTGAACGCCATCGCCGACGCGATCCGGGACACCACGGGCATCGCGGTGGATCCGATCGGCCGCCGCGCGCCCCGGCCGGAGGCCGTGCCGGCCGGCACGGGAGCCACGGCCGTCCCGGGTGCGCCGGGCGCGGCCATCCCCGAGCAGGAGGAGAGGGTCCATGCCTGA
- a CDS encoding ABC transporter permease — protein sequence MTTLEISPAVEPAGAAADPPAGRRAGWGRALARPLRSALSVGIPVVLLSTFITYAMGALSDTNPAAQVLGETATPADIDRMNHYFGLDRPFLVQYVSWLGHALTGDLGRSYFTTLPVTDSISQALPVNVSIALLSVLLAVLIGGALGIGAALSSGGWFDRAVTMLCSAVATVPPFVIGIGLIVLFAVTVPILPSGGYVPFTEDPGQWLRFAILPGFALSVEAAAGLARQLRTSLVGELRANYVIGADVRGLTRRRVVFGHALRNAAGPALTLLGYYIPQVIGAMVVAEAVFNLPGLGKLGLEAASRGDIPVIQGVLITMIGLVVVCNLLVNAALLRLTPHAKRQEQ from the coding sequence ATGACGACACTCGAGATCAGCCCGGCGGTCGAGCCGGCCGGCGCGGCGGCTGACCCGCCGGCCGGCCGGCGGGCCGGTTGGGGCAGGGCGCTCGCCCGGCCGCTGCGCAGCGCGCTGTCGGTCGGCATCCCGGTGGTGCTGCTCTCCACCTTCATCACCTACGCGATGGGGGCCCTCAGCGACACCAATCCGGCGGCCCAGGTGCTCGGCGAGACCGCGACCCCGGCGGACATCGACCGGATGAACCACTACTTCGGGCTCGACCGGCCGTTCCTCGTCCAGTACGTCAGCTGGCTCGGCCACGCCCTCACCGGCGACCTCGGGCGGTCCTACTTCACCACGCTCCCGGTCACCGACAGCATCAGCCAGGCGCTGCCGGTGAACGTGTCGATCGCCCTCCTCTCCGTGCTGCTCGCCGTCCTGATCGGCGGCGCGCTCGGCATCGGGGCGGCGCTGTCCTCCGGCGGCTGGTTCGACCGGGCGGTCACCATGCTGTGCTCGGCGGTGGCCACCGTGCCGCCGTTCGTCATCGGCATCGGGCTGATCGTGCTGTTCGCGGTGACGGTCCCGATCCTGCCCTCCGGTGGCTACGTGCCGTTCACCGAGGATCCGGGCCAGTGGTTGCGGTTCGCCATCCTGCCGGGGTTCGCGCTCTCGGTGGAGGCCGCCGCGGGCCTGGCCCGCCAGCTGCGCACCTCCCTCGTCGGGGAGCTGCGGGCGAACTACGTCATCGGGGCGGACGTCCGCGGCCTGACGAGACGGCGGGTCGTCTTCGGGCACGCCCTGCGCAACGCCGCCGGACCGGCCCTGACCCTGCTGGGCTACTACATCCCCCAGGTCATCGGGGCCATGGTCGTCGCCGAGGCCGTCTTCAACCTGCCGGGCCTGGGCAAGCTCGGGCTGGAGGCGGCGAGCCGGGGCGACATCCCGGTGATCCAGGGCGTGCTGATCACCATGATCGGGCTCGTCGTGGTCTGCAACCTCCTGGTGAACGCCGCGCTGCTGCGCCTGACACCGCACGCGAAGAGGCAGGAACAATGA